The Halomicronema hongdechloris C2206 genome includes a window with the following:
- a CDS encoding COX15/CtaA family protein: MGSLITSVLPAPHLHPIVRVRRLVWKLALATLVLMAVGSATRVMNAGLACPDWPLCYGQLVPRQQMNLQVFLEWFHRLDAALIGLMALWLCVLGTWYRQKLPRWLPWAALGALLLVLVQGLLGGLTVTQLLRFDIVTAHLGTALLFFCSVLMIGTGLLPYQATGTVGKLPWLSLLAAVLVYGQSLLGGLVASRWAAHQCFGLAELCQVMNSHIIGVVPPTLVTLGVVLMAWRTPALHLHLRQLANGAGICLVVQILLGVATFRLRLQVEPLTVAHQAVGAMLLGTLVCFSVLAWRDRISSRQWSESLPSSLG, encoded by the coding sequence ATGGGGTCGTTAATTACCTCGGTGCTGCCTGCTCCCCACTTGCATCCGATTGTTCGGGTGAGGCGACTGGTATGGAAACTAGCCCTAGCGACTCTGGTCCTCATGGCGGTTGGTAGCGCGACTCGGGTCATGAATGCCGGATTGGCCTGTCCGGATTGGCCCCTGTGCTATGGACAGTTGGTGCCGCGGCAGCAGATGAATCTACAGGTATTTCTGGAATGGTTTCATCGCTTAGATGCGGCGTTGATCGGCTTGATGGCCTTATGGCTGTGTGTCTTAGGCACCTGGTATCGACAGAAGTTGCCGCGTTGGCTGCCGTGGGCGGCTTTGGGAGCGCTGCTATTGGTTTTAGTGCAGGGGCTTCTAGGGGGACTGACGGTCACTCAATTGCTGCGGTTTGACATTGTCACCGCTCATTTGGGCACCGCGCTGCTATTCTTTTGCTCGGTATTGATGATTGGTACTGGCTTACTGCCTTATCAGGCTACTGGAACAGTCGGCAAGCTACCCTGGCTCAGTTTGTTGGCCGCTGTGTTGGTATATGGCCAAAGTTTGTTAGGTGGCCTAGTAGCCTCTCGCTGGGCAGCGCACCAGTGCTTTGGTCTGGCGGAGCTGTGCCAGGTGATGAATAGCCATATCATTGGCGTCGTCCCGCCAACCTTGGTCACCCTAGGGGTGGTGCTGATGGCATGGCGTACACCAGCCTTGCATCTCCATTTAAGACAATTAGCCAATGGGGCTGGGATTTGTCTGGTCGTTCAAATTTTGTTAGGAGTCGCGACCTTTCGCCTCAGGCTGCAGGTGGAGCCACTAACGGTAGCCCATCAGGCTGTCGGAGCGATGCTATTGGGGACGCTGGTCTGTTTTTCGGTGTTAGCCTGGCGCGATCGCATCTCTTCTCGCCAATGGAGTGAATCCCTACCGTCATCCCTCGGCTAA
- a CDS encoding heme o synthase codes for MSQSSTLNPVNRHHSNLRQVLRSYWQLTKPRIIPLLLIETAASMWVAAEGHLDPLLLVITLLSGALAAASAQTVNCIYDRDIDFAMERTRHRPIPSGRVQLRDALLFAGTLALIAFGLQAWVANLLSACLAMAGIGVYVGVYTYWLKRSSTQNIVIGGAAGAIPPLVGWAAVTGELGWTAWLFFLIVFVWTPPHFWGLALLIQDDYAKVGVPMLPVVVGDQVTARQIWYYTLVLVPLTLLMVYPLAATGVVYGILAVGLGWIFLRKAWSLLKMPSDRDLARNLFKYSIAYMMLLSLGMVIDSLPVTHHLVTTLGTHLNLLAAAIPALAAS; via the coding sequence ATGAGTCAATCTAGTACCTTGAATCCAGTCAACCGCCACCACAGCAACCTGCGCCAAGTGTTGCGCAGCTACTGGCAGTTGACTAAGCCCCGCATCATTCCGTTACTGCTGATTGAAACGGCAGCCAGTATGTGGGTGGCGGCTGAGGGACACTTAGATCCCTTACTGCTAGTGATCACCTTACTGAGCGGTGCCCTAGCGGCGGCGTCAGCCCAGACAGTTAATTGCATCTACGATCGAGATATCGACTTCGCCATGGAGCGAACCCGGCATCGACCGATTCCCTCGGGTCGGGTGCAGTTGCGGGATGCCCTGCTCTTTGCCGGGACGTTGGCCCTGATAGCGTTTGGTCTGCAAGCCTGGGTGGCTAATCTCTTGAGTGCCTGTCTGGCCATGGCTGGCATCGGCGTCTATGTAGGGGTATATACCTACTGGTTAAAGCGATCCTCGACTCAAAACATCGTCATCGGTGGGGCCGCTGGGGCCATTCCTCCCCTGGTAGGCTGGGCTGCCGTGACTGGGGAATTAGGGTGGACAGCATGGTTGTTTTTCCTCATCGTCTTTGTCTGGACACCGCCTCACTTCTGGGGATTGGCGCTGCTGATTCAAGATGATTACGCCAAGGTCGGTGTGCCTATGCTGCCGGTGGTAGTGGGCGATCAAGTGACGGCTCGGCAGATCTGGTATTACACCCTGGTATTGGTGCCTCTGACGCTACTGATGGTATATCCCTTGGCGGCTACTGGCGTGGTTTATGGCATCTTGGCAGTGGGCTTAGGCTGGATCTTCTTACGGAAAGCCTGGTCCCTGTTGAAAATGCCGTCTGACCGGGATTTGGCCCGCAATCTGTTCAAATATTCGATTGCTTATATGATGCTGTTGTCCCTGGGCATGGTGATCGATAGTTTGCCTGTGACCCATCATCTAGTGACGACTTTGGGAACTCACCTGAATCTTTTGGCTGCTGCCATACCGGCCTTAGCGGCGTCTTAA
- a CDS encoding ABC transporter ATP-binding protein encodes MSAAVLINGLQKRYGSTEAVKDVSLTIQPGEIFGLLGPNGAGKTTTIRCLCTLTTPDAGQVEVNGISVLANPKAARQCLGYIAQEVALDKVLTGRELLQLQADIYHLPASVSRDRIEQMVALLELQDWIDQKSGTYSGGLKKRLDLALGLLHQPDVLVLDEPTVGLDIESRSIFWQFLRRLKAAGTTILLTSHYLEEVDALADRVAIIDRGIVIARGTPSELKDKVGGDRITLRLREFTPDDEAESARHLLEQLPLVQDVIVNSAQGNSLNLVVDPQSDALLIVQQALKSAGLPVFGISQSRPSLDDVYLAATGRTLMDAELAAVGARNLKAERKQAMQGS; translated from the coding sequence ATGTCTGCCGCTGTCCTGATCAATGGCCTGCAGAAACGCTACGGCTCGACTGAAGCCGTTAAAGATGTGTCCCTCACCATTCAACCGGGAGAAATCTTTGGCTTGCTGGGACCCAATGGAGCCGGTAAAACTACCACGATTCGTTGCCTCTGTACTCTCACCACCCCTGACGCTGGCCAAGTGGAGGTGAATGGCATATCGGTGTTGGCGAATCCCAAGGCTGCCCGTCAATGTTTGGGCTATATTGCTCAAGAGGTCGCCCTGGACAAGGTACTGACGGGGCGAGAATTATTGCAACTACAGGCAGATATCTATCATTTGCCAGCGTCGGTGAGTCGCGATCGCATCGAGCAGATGGTGGCGCTGTTAGAGCTGCAGGACTGGATCGATCAAAAGAGCGGCACTTACTCTGGGGGACTGAAAAAGCGTTTGGATTTGGCTCTGGGATTGCTGCATCAGCCAGATGTGTTGGTATTAGATGAGCCCACTGTGGGTCTCGATATCGAATCTCGCAGCATCTTCTGGCAGTTCTTGCGTCGACTCAAGGCGGCCGGCACCACCATCCTCTTGACCAGTCATTACCTAGAAGAAGTGGATGCCTTGGCCGATCGGGTAGCCATCATCGATCGCGGCATTGTCATTGCTCGGGGCACCCCTAGTGAGCTGAAGGACAAAGTAGGGGGAGATCGTATTACCCTGCGTCTGCGGGAATTTACCCCCGACGATGAAGCCGAATCGGCTCGGCACCTACTAGAACAACTACCCCTGGTACAAGATGTGATTGTCAATAGTGCCCAAGGCAATTCCCTCAATCTAGTCGTCGATCCCCAGTCCGATGCTCTGCTGATCGTGCAGCAGGCCCTCAAGTCCGCCGGACTGCCTGTCTTTGGAATTTCGCAATCCCGGCCCAGCTTGGATGATGTCTATCTAGCGGCCACGGGCCGTACTCTGATGGATGCAGAACTAGCAGCGGTTGGGGCTCGCAACTTGAAGGCTGAGCGTAAGCAGGCCATGCAAGGCTCCTAG
- a CDS encoding ABC transporter permease translates to MSATTTPQTPDLDRVNAIVNPQLQQWKQRTTDTPGIWSGAFVQETLAMTRRLFIQLQRRPSTLVAGVIQPLIWLVLFGALFQNVPSGLFGESQNYGQFLGAGIIVFTAFGGALNAGLPVMFDREFGFLNRFLVAPLASRYSIVVASALFIAAMSLVQTAAIIGLSAVLGAGLPGLTGLALVVGIVLTLVLGVTALSLGLAFALPGHIELIAVIFVTNLPLLFASTALVPLSFMPGWLQVVASLNPLSYAIEPIRHIYVHGNWTLGSVVMAAPFADISLGACLGVLVGFSALALALIQPLLRRRLV, encoded by the coding sequence ATGAGTGCGACCACGACTCCCCAAACTCCTGACCTTGACCGAGTCAACGCCATTGTCAATCCCCAGTTGCAGCAGTGGAAACAACGTACGACTGACACCCCGGGCATATGGTCAGGGGCCTTTGTGCAGGAAACCCTGGCCATGACCCGGCGGCTGTTCATTCAATTGCAGCGCCGACCCTCTACTCTGGTGGCGGGTGTGATCCAGCCATTGATCTGGCTGGTGTTATTTGGAGCCCTGTTCCAAAATGTGCCCTCGGGGTTGTTCGGAGAAAGCCAGAACTATGGTCAGTTTTTAGGAGCTGGCATCATTGTGTTTACGGCCTTTGGGGGAGCTCTCAATGCTGGGTTGCCGGTGATGTTTGATCGGGAATTCGGGTTTCTGAACCGGTTTCTGGTGGCGCCTTTGGCCTCCCGTTATTCCATTGTGGTGGCCTCGGCTCTCTTCATTGCTGCCATGAGTTTGGTGCAGACGGCTGCCATTATTGGCCTCAGTGCAGTGCTGGGGGCTGGACTACCGGGATTAACCGGCTTGGCTCTAGTGGTGGGTATCGTCTTGACTCTAGTGCTGGGAGTAACGGCCCTGAGTCTAGGATTGGCCTTTGCCCTGCCTGGTCACATTGAGTTGATTGCCGTGATTTTCGTCACCAATTTGCCCCTGCTATTTGCCAGTACAGCCCTGGTGCCTCTGTCATTCATGCCGGGTTGGTTGCAGGTGGTGGCTAGCCTCAATCCTCTCAGCTATGCCATTGAGCCCATCCGCCACATCTATGTGCATGGCAATTGGACTCTGGGCAGTGTGGTGATGGCGGCTCCCTTTGCCGATATTTCCCTGGGGGCTTGCCTGGGAGTGCTGGTAGGCTTCAGCGCCTTGGCTCTGGCCTTGATTCAACCGCTATTGCGTCGCCGCTTGGTTTAG
- the ligA gene encoding NAD-dependent DNA ligase LigA: MSGATESTNSTTRQRAEEVRSHLQRASYAYYVLDDPIMEDEVYDRLYRELQDLEAADPELITPDSPTQRVGEKPAAQFQSCAPPHPLYSLENAFRLEEFRAEERWRRLAPELAPEVEAAAYVAELKIDGSALALTYEHGVLVRGYPRRRPRPGKTSPRMSKPFGRFRLRLAPRPCPSVGRSARRSLLPLDVFQAINQERAARGEPLLQSPQCGSRHPEAARFPHRARRRLDFFPYTMYVGGKEGLGDREEGTDRPRRGAIQTSNLSLKTQWQALDRLEEMGFKVNPSSATMPSAEAVQDYYTHWATPAPRRCRISPDGVGSSPRLLGLQQALGFTQKFPRWAIALKYPAEEAPTILQEVGFQVGRTGAVTPVARLNPVQLAGTTVSRATLHNVDRIAELDVHIGDTVVLRKAGEIIPEVLRVMPALRPPEAPPVTMPSHCPECGEPLVKPAEEAITRCINTSCPAIVQGALLHWASRDALDIDGVGEKWIQQWVEQGLVHSVADLYELTVADLLPLERMGPQLAQKLVAAIAASKTKPWSRVLYGLGIRHVGSVNAQLLVQHFRDVDALAAAAPEAITAVYGIGPEIAQSVYQWFRVPANQTLIEHLKQVGLQLANQAPEAPSPEARSLSGKTFVLTGSLPSLTRSEAKAKIEDAGGKVTSSVSRKTDYVVVGREAGSKLETAKQLDIPQLSEADLLALLAHSADA, encoded by the coding sequence ATGTCGGGGGCAACCGAATCGACTAACTCCACTACACGGCAGCGGGCCGAGGAGGTGCGATCTCACCTGCAGCGAGCCAGTTATGCCTACTACGTCCTCGATGATCCGATCATGGAGGACGAGGTTTACGATCGCCTCTATCGCGAACTACAGGACCTGGAGGCGGCTGATCCCGAGCTGATTACCCCCGATAGCCCCACCCAACGAGTCGGGGAGAAGCCCGCGGCCCAATTTCAGTCCTGTGCGCCACCGCATCCCCTTTACAGCCTAGAAAACGCCTTTCGACTCGAGGAGTTTCGGGCGGAAGAACGCTGGCGGCGACTAGCCCCAGAGCTAGCCCCAGAGGTGGAAGCTGCTGCCTACGTAGCCGAGCTTAAAATCGATGGCTCTGCCCTGGCCCTCACCTATGAGCATGGGGTGCTGGTGCGGGGCTACCCGCGGCGACGGCCTAGGCCGGGGAAGACATCACCCAGAATGTCAAAACCATTCGGACGATTCCGCTTGCGGTTGGCCCCTAGACCCTGCCCCAGCGTTGGTAGAAGTGCGAGGCGAAGCCTCCTCCCCCTAGATGTCTTTCAGGCCATCAACCAAGAGCGCGCAGCCAGGGGCGAGCCCCTTTTGCAATCCCCGCAATGCGGCAGCCGGCACCCTGAGGCAGCTAGATTCCCGCATCGTGCCCGACGACGGTTAGATTTCTTCCCCTACACCATGTATGTCGGCGGCAAAGAGGGCCTAGGAGACAGGGAAGAGGGAACAGACCGCCCCAGAAGAGGCGCAATCCAAACGTCCAACCTTTCCCTCAAGACCCAATGGCAAGCCCTAGACCGCTTAGAAGAGATGGGTTTTAAGGTCAACCCCTCATCGGCAACTATGCCCTCGGCTGAGGCGGTGCAGGACTATTACACTCACTGGGCCACCCCAGCGCCACGGCGTTGCCGTATCTCACCCGATGGGGTGGGGTCAAGCCCTCGACTCCTGGGGCTGCAGCAGGCCCTAGGATTCACCCAAAAGTTTCCCCGCTGGGCCATCGCCCTGAAGTATCCAGCCGAGGAGGCCCCCACCATCCTCCAGGAGGTGGGGTTTCAGGTGGGCCGTACCGGAGCTGTCACCCCTGTGGCCCGCTTGAATCCAGTGCAGTTGGCCGGGACCACCGTCTCCCGGGCGACCCTACACAATGTTGACCGCATCGCCGAGTTAGATGTTCATATTGGCGACACGGTGGTCCTGCGCAAAGCCGGGGAAATTATTCCCGAGGTACTGCGGGTGATGCCGGCTCTGCGCCCCCCAGAGGCCCCGCCGGTGACCATGCCCAGTCACTGTCCTGAGTGTGGGGAACCCCTAGTGAAGCCGGCAGAGGAAGCGATCACCCGCTGCATCAATACCTCCTGTCCAGCCATCGTCCAGGGAGCCCTGCTCCATTGGGCCAGCCGCGATGCCTTAGATATTGATGGTGTCGGGGAAAAGTGGATCCAGCAGTGGGTAGAGCAGGGGCTGGTCCACTCTGTGGCCGACCTCTATGAGCTCACGGTGGCCGATCTATTACCACTAGAGCGTATGGGGCCGCAATTGGCCCAGAAACTGGTGGCTGCGATCGCAGCCTCAAAGACTAAACCCTGGTCTCGGGTGCTGTATGGATTGGGCATTCGCCATGTGGGCAGCGTTAACGCCCAACTGCTGGTCCAACATTTCAGGGATGTCGACGCGCTAGCCGCTGCCGCCCCAGAGGCGATCACGGCAGTCTACGGCATTGGCCCGGAAATCGCCCAATCCGTCTATCAGTGGTTTCGTGTTCCTGCCAACCAAACTCTAATTGAGCACCTGAAGCAGGTGGGCCTGCAGTTGGCTAACCAGGCCCCAGAGGCCCCTAGCCCCGAAGCCCGCTCCCTGAGCGGCAAAACCTTTGTGCTCACCGGTAGCCTCCCCAGCCTCACCCGCAGCGAGGCCAAGGCCAAGATCGAGGACGCTGGCGGCAAAGTCACCAGCTCCGTCAGCCGCAAGACCGACTATGTCGTCGTCGGTCGCGAGGCTGGCTCCAAGCTAGAAACCGCCAAGCAGCTCGATATCCCCCAATTGAGCGAGGCTGACTTGTTGGCCCTGTTGGCCCACTCAGCAGACGCCTAA
- the malQ gene encoding 4-alpha-glucanotransferase — MAFQRASGILLHPTSLPSRFGVGDLGPEAYGFVDFLAETGQQIWQVLPLGPTGHGNSPYMSYSSMGGNPLLISLEQLCDRTLLQPEDLGSLPEFPKDFVDYERVIPAKAVPLEKAAHTFRAQASDADRDAFQHFCVDHDFWLDEYAFFMALKQAHHGASWSQWDVAIARRKPEAMAEWRAKLADDIFCHKFFQFEFHRQWSSLKQYANERGIQIVGDMPIYVAHDSADVWGFPENFMVDMETLNPSQMAGVPPDYFSETGQLWGNPTYNWAELEKSGFRWWLQRLKALLDYIDLIRIDHFRGFRAYWAIPEGEDTAINGQWIEAPGEAFFETVKRELGSLPILAEDLGIITPDVEALRDKFDFPGMKILQFAFGSDNNNPYLPFNYSRNCVVYSGTHDNDTTVGWFHTIPDYDRSRLMMYLGCTSQAGIHWDVIRLALMSVANQAIFPLQDILGLGSEARMNCPGKPDGNWTWRYHADVLTDEVRHQLRELTRLSNRVPAHWD, encoded by the coding sequence ATGGCGTTTCAGCGAGCCAGCGGTATTCTTCTGCATCCCACGTCTTTACCTAGTCGCTTTGGTGTTGGTGACTTGGGCCCCGAAGCCTATGGTTTTGTCGATTTTCTGGCCGAGACGGGTCAGCAGATCTGGCAAGTGTTGCCCTTGGGACCCACGGGTCATGGCAATTCCCCGTACATGTCTTACTCGTCTATGGGGGGGAATCCTCTATTAATTAGTTTGGAGCAGTTGTGCGATCGCACCCTGCTGCAACCAGAGGATCTAGGGTCTCTGCCCGAGTTTCCCAAGGACTTTGTCGACTATGAACGGGTGATCCCGGCCAAGGCGGTTCCCCTAGAGAAAGCCGCCCACACTTTCCGCGCCCAAGCTAGCGACGCCGACCGAGACGCATTTCAGCACTTCTGTGTCGATCACGATTTCTGGCTAGACGAGTATGCCTTCTTCATGGCCTTGAAGCAGGCCCACCATGGGGCCAGTTGGTCCCAATGGGATGTGGCGATCGCCCGTCGCAAGCCTGAGGCCATGGCCGAGTGGCGGGCCAAGTTGGCGGATGACATCTTCTGCCACAAGTTTTTTCAGTTTGAATTCCATCGGCAATGGTCATCCTTGAAGCAGTACGCCAATGAGCGTGGTATTCAGATTGTCGGCGACATGCCCATTTATGTGGCCCATGATAGTGCCGATGTCTGGGGATTCCCAGAAAACTTCATGGTCGACATGGAGACCCTCAACCCCTCCCAGATGGCCGGGGTCCCCCCCGATTATTTCAGCGAGACCGGTCAACTTTGGGGCAATCCTACCTACAATTGGGCCGAACTGGAGAAAAGTGGCTTTCGCTGGTGGCTGCAGCGGTTGAAAGCGCTGCTGGATTACATTGATCTGATTCGCATCGACCACTTTCGGGGATTTCGCGCCTACTGGGCCATTCCCGAGGGAGAAGATACGGCCATTAACGGCCAGTGGATAGAGGCCCCCGGCGAAGCCTTCTTTGAAACGGTGAAACGGGAACTGGGCAGCCTACCAATCTTGGCAGAGGATCTGGGCATCATTACCCCTGATGTTGAAGCCTTGCGGGATAAATTTGACTTCCCCGGCATGAAGATCCTGCAGTTTGCCTTCGGCTCCGATAACAATAATCCCTATCTCCCCTTCAATTATTCCCGTAACTGCGTGGTCTACAGCGGTACCCACGACAATGACACCACCGTCGGCTGGTTTCATACAATTCCAGATTACGACCGTAGCCGCCTGATGATGTATCTGGGCTGCACCAGTCAGGCGGGCATTCACTGGGATGTGATTCGCCTGGCCTTGATGTCGGTGGCGAATCAAGCCATCTTTCCCCTACAAGACATCCTGGGACTGGGTAGCGAAGCCCGCATGAATTGTCCAGGCAAACCCGATGGCAATTGGACCTGGCGCTACCATGCCGATGTGCTAACGGACGAGGTGCGCCACCAACTGCGGGAGCTGACTCGCCTCTCTAACCGGGTACCGGCCCATTGGGATTAA
- a CDS encoding NUDIX domain-containing protein, translating into MSAPTLYRNPAPTVDLIIELLDRPHRPIILIERHNPPYGWALPGGFIDYGESAEAAARREAQEETSLEVTLVEQFFVYSDPQRDPRKHTLSVVFIATARGIPKAGDDAKHLAWFHSWDMPTSLCFDHDRILGDYWQYRHYGRRPRPSTL; encoded by the coding sequence ATGTCTGCCCCTACCCTTTACCGTAACCCTGCTCCCACCGTCGATCTGATCATCGAATTACTGGATCGTCCTCACCGTCCCATTATTCTGATTGAGCGTCATAATCCCCCCTATGGTTGGGCGCTGCCGGGAGGTTTTATCGACTACGGTGAATCGGCGGAAGCAGCAGCCCGGCGAGAGGCCCAGGAAGAAACCAGCCTAGAGGTCACCTTAGTCGAGCAGTTCTTTGTCTATTCTGATCCCCAGCGGGATCCGCGCAAACACACCCTCAGCGTGGTGTTTATCGCCACCGCCAGAGGCATTCCCAAAGCCGGTGATGATGCCAAACACCTGGCCTGGTTCCACAGTTGGGACATGCCAACGTCCCTCTGCTTTGACCACGATCGCATCCTGGGCGATTATTGGCAGTATCGCCATTATGGTCGGCGTCCTCGCCCCTCAACCCTTTAG
- a CDS encoding RidA family protein — protein MTRRIIQTDNAPAPVGPYNQAVVASGQLVFVAGQIPLDAETGQLISSDDVVAQTHQCMANLKAILVAAGATLEDVVKTTIFLKDMSDFGAMNGAYATYFSDQSAPARACIEVARLPKDVRVEIECMAVIS, from the coding sequence ATGACCCGTCGTATCATTCAGACCGACAATGCCCCTGCCCCGGTAGGCCCCTACAACCAGGCCGTCGTGGCCAGCGGCCAATTGGTATTTGTTGCCGGTCAGATCCCCTTGGATGCTGAGACTGGCCAGTTGATAAGCAGTGACGACGTCGTCGCTCAGACCCACCAATGTATGGCTAATCTCAAGGCGATTCTGGTTGCTGCGGGGGCCACCCTAGAGGACGTGGTGAAGACCACCATCTTCCTGAAAGATATGAGTGACTTTGGCGCGATGAATGGGGCCTATGCTACCTACTTCAGTGACCAAAGTGCTCCGGCCCGCGCCTGTATCGAGGTGGCCCGCCTGCCCAAGGACGTGCGGGTTGAGATCGAGTGCATGGCCGTCATCAGTTGA
- the aroF gene encoding 3-deoxy-7-phosphoheptulonate synthase, with product MSRGTPTMKDAKLTLKANPHHQSVVSITPTVAVGADDLLIVGGPCTVENLGQMTTVAQCLVPHGIQALRGGVYKPRTSPYSFQGSGDAGLDILAQIRCHHRVPVVTEVMAIHQIESMLDRVDMLQVGSRNMQNFDLLKALGEIEKPVLLKRGLAATLEEFVMAAEYIVSHGNPGIVLCERGIRSFDNYTRNVLDLGAVVALKQITHLPVIVDPSHAAGKRELVPALAKAAIAAGADGLIVECHPVPDQSISDARQALSLDDMVALVEQLRPIAAAVGRRIPAATTHGAALAA from the coding sequence ATTTCCCGAGGAACCCCAACCATGAAAGATGCCAAATTGACCCTGAAAGCAAATCCTCACCATCAGAGTGTGGTTTCGATTACGCCGACGGTGGCGGTTGGAGCCGACGATCTACTCATCGTTGGTGGCCCCTGCACGGTGGAAAATCTAGGGCAAATGACTACGGTGGCCCAGTGTCTTGTGCCCCATGGTATTCAAGCCCTTCGAGGCGGCGTCTACAAGCCCCGCACCTCCCCCTACTCCTTCCAGGGATCCGGCGACGCGGGGCTCGATATTTTGGCCCAGATCCGCTGTCACCATAGGGTGCCCGTGGTGACCGAGGTGATGGCGATTCACCAGATTGAGTCGATGCTAGATCGGGTAGACATGTTGCAAGTAGGCAGTCGCAATATGCAAAACTTCGACTTGCTAAAAGCACTAGGCGAAATTGAGAAACCCGTCTTGCTGAAGCGAGGCCTAGCGGCAACCTTGGAAGAGTTTGTCATGGCGGCAGAGTATATCGTCAGCCACGGAAATCCGGGAATAGTACTCTGTGAGCGAGGCATTCGCAGCTTCGATAACTACACTCGCAATGTGCTGGATCTCGGGGCTGTGGTGGCCTTAAAGCAAATCACCCACTTGCCGGTAATCGTGGATCCCAGCCATGCGGCTGGCAAGCGGGAATTGGTACCGGCCCTGGCTAAAGCGGCGATTGCAGCGGGAGCCGATGGTCTGATTGTTGAGTGTCATCCGGTACCCGATCAGTCGATATCAGATGCCCGCCAGGCCCTATCTCTAGACGATATGGTGGCCTTAGTAGAACAGTTACGGCCCATTGCTGCTGCCGTGGGGCGGCGGATACCAGCAGCGACTACCCATGGGGCTGCCCTAGCGGCTTAA
- a CDS encoding NAD(P)/FAD-dependent oxidoreductase, with product MPTFDWIVVGNGLAGAALSYELARQQFSVLLLDRALQPASATRFSYGGIPYWAGTTPLTRQLCREGIERHRQLSEELGIDTQFRELDLVLTIAAGAEVETVAAPYRKCAIPPQLISAAAAQQLDPLLDASTLAAALTVRHGHVSPTALVAAYNHGFQQLGGTVIIAPVTGLVRIGERVTGVTTPQQAYAAGHVAIAAGGYSRVLLKQADLPIPLYYTHAELIETPPLDLTLRTLVMPADAQRFQLEAQVSAPTTAPLWEQPGREIAPPILDSGAIQFQDGHLCIGQISRALSDLEADIDAQASETQLRAAICRHLPSLKGVPGTWHHCLVSFSRDGLPLVGPVANVTGVQVFTGFSSPFALLPPTAQRFAAWATGKPDDLIKQMTPARFTS from the coding sequence ATGCCCACCTTTGACTGGATTGTCGTCGGCAATGGCTTGGCCGGAGCCGCCCTCAGCTACGAGCTCGCTCGCCAGCAGTTTTCGGTCTTACTCCTGGATCGGGCCCTGCAGCCAGCGAGTGCAACTCGATTTAGCTATGGGGGCATTCCCTATTGGGCTGGCACTACGCCTCTTACCCGCCAGCTCTGTCGCGAGGGTATCGAACGTCACCGGCAGTTATCGGAAGAATTAGGGATTGACACCCAATTTCGGGAATTGGATCTGGTGTTGACTATTGCCGCTGGGGCTGAGGTTGAGACCGTTGCGGCCCCTTATCGGAAATGTGCTATTCCGCCACAGTTGATCTCGGCCGCCGCGGCTCAGCAGTTAGACCCCCTGTTGGATGCCTCGACTCTGGCGGCTGCCCTAACCGTACGCCATGGCCATGTCTCTCCCACTGCTCTGGTCGCAGCCTATAACCATGGCTTCCAGCAGCTGGGGGGCACCGTCATCATTGCCCCAGTGACGGGGCTGGTCCGGATTGGTGAGCGCGTCACGGGGGTGACTACCCCGCAACAAGCCTATGCGGCTGGCCACGTTGCGATCGCAGCTGGGGGCTACAGTCGGGTCCTGCTGAAACAAGCCGATCTCCCTATTCCCCTCTACTACACCCACGCCGAACTAATCGAGACCCCACCGCTCGACCTAACCCTGCGCACCCTGGTCATGCCCGCCGATGCTCAGCGGTTTCAATTGGAGGCCCAAGTCAGTGCCCCGACGACAGCTCCTCTGTGGGAACAACCAGGTCGGGAAATCGCTCCCCCCATCCTCGACAGCGGCGCCATCCAATTTCAAGACGGCCATCTTTGCATTGGCCAGATCAGCCGAGCCCTCAGCGATTTAGAGGCTGATATTGATGCCCAAGCCAGTGAAACTCAGCTACGGGCCGCCATCTGTCGCCACCTACCCAGCTTGAAAGGGGTACCGGGTACCTGGCATCACTGCCTGGTCAGCTTTAGTCGCGACGGCTTGCCCCTGGTCGGGCCTGTCGCCAATGTCACCGGAGTTCAGGTATTTACTGGCTTCAGCAGTCCCTTTGCCCTACTGCCGCCCACAGCTCAGCGCTTTGCCGCCTGGGCCACTGGCAAGCCCGATGATCTGATCAAGCAGATGACACCGGCCCGTTTCACTTCATAG